The Achromobacter deleyi region TGCTGCGACGTCTCGAATGCCACATCCATGATGGACCGCGGAAAGGTGCGGACTTGCGCGCCGCTCGCCGTCAGTTGCGCCAGCGCCCGCGGGTTCTGGGCGTCATAGCGCGCGGTCGTGGCGGCGTGCGCGGCCATCGCGGCGGCTTGCACCAGCGCCTGATAGTTTTTGGGCAGCTTGTTCCAGGCCTCGTCATTGATATAGAGCGAGAGCTGTTCGCCGCCTGCCCACCAGCCGGGCGCGTAGTAGTACTTGGCCACCTTGTTCAGGCCGAGCTTGTCGTCCTCATAGGCGCCCGCGCCCGCCACTGCCTGCAGGCCGTCCTTCTCGAAGGCCTCGGCCAGCTTGGCCAGTTCCGCTTGCTGGGGGGCCACGCCCATGCGGGCCAGCACATCGCCGGCCAGGCCGTCCACGCGCATCTTCAGGTCTTTCAGGTCGCCTGCACGCTTGATTTCCTTGGTGTACCAGCCGCCCATCTGCGCGCCGGTGTTGCCCAGCGGGAAATTGATGATCTTTTCAGGCTTGAACAGCTCTCGGGTCAGGCGCAGGCCATCGCCCTCGCTCATCCAGGCGTTCATCTGGCGCGCGTTCAGGCCGAAAGGAACGGCGGCATCGAAGCAGAAGGCGGGATTCTTGGCGTAGTAGAGGCGGGAGGACACGTGGCCGCATTCCACCTTGGCGGTGGACACGGCTTCCATCAGGTCCGCCGCGGCGACGATCTCGCCGTCGGGGAAATGGCGGATGTTGAATTTGCCGCCCGTAGCTTCCGACACGAACTTGCAAAAGCTCTCGGCCGCGCCGACGCGCAGGTCCAGGGCGCTGGGAAAACCAGAGGAAAGACGCCAGCTCAGCGACGGCATGTCCTGCGCGAACGCGGGCGTGCCGACGGCGGCTCCCGTTGCGACTGCGCCGAGACCGGCGTGCTTCAAGAATGAACGTCGTTGCATCTCTTTGCTCCTTTACAGCAACACCCGGGACTTCGAGCAATACCCGCCGGATATTACACGCTGGCAGAGGCCGCAATAGCTAGAGGAATTCCCGAGCAGGTAAGGGATTGCAAAGACGGGAAGGCAAAGGCGGCGGCTCTCGGGCCGCCGCCCGCCGCAGGGATCAGGTCCCGGCGATCGCCATCTGCTCGATCAGGATCGAGCCGGTGGTCTTCGTGCCGCGCGAGATGGTGTCCGCGCCGACCGCAACGATCTGCTGGAACATGTCGGCCAGGTTGCCGGCAATGGTGATTTCCTGCACCGCATGCTGGATCTTGCCGTTTTCCACCCAGTAACCGAATGCGCCGCGCGAGTAGTCGCCCGTGACGTAGTTGACGCCCTGGCCGATCAGTTCGGTGACCAGGAAGCCCGTGCCCAGCTTCTTCAGCATGGCTTCGAAGTCGTCGCCGCGCTTGGTGAGCGTGGAGCTGAACACCAGGTTGTGCGAACCGCCCGCGTTGCCGGTGGTGGTCATGCCCAGCTTGCGGGCGGTGTAGGAAGACAGGAAATAGCCTTCGAGCACGCCGGCCGACACCACGTTGCGGCTGCGCGTGCGCACGCCTTCGTCGTCAAAGGGCGAGCTGCCCATGGCGCCGGGGATGTGCGGATCTTCGGTCAGGTTGATGTGCTTGGGGAAAATGGGCTTGCCCAGCGAGTCCAGCAGGAAGCTGGCCTTGCGGTACAGCGCGCCCCCGTTGGCGGCCTGGGTCAGTGCGCCGACCAGCCCCAGCGCCAGCGGCGCTTCGAACAGGACCGGGAATTTGCCGGTGCGGATGCGGCGGGCCGACAGGCGCGACAGCGTGCGTTCGGCGGCGTAGCGGCCGATGGCCTCGGGCGAGGCCAGCTTGGCGGGATCGCGCTCGGACGTGTACCAGTAGTCGCGCTGCATGCCGTTGCCGCGGCCCGCGATGGGCGCCACGGACAGGCTGTGGCGCGAATACGGGTACCCGCCCAGGAAGCCGCGCGTGTTGCCCATCACGAACTGGCCTTCGTAGGTGCCGACAGTGGCGCCATCGGTATTGGTGATGCGCGGATCGACGTCGCGGGCGGCGCGCTCGGCGCGCAGCGCCAGCTCGGCGGCCTCTTCGGTGGACACGGTCCAGGCGCGATGCAGGTCCAGATCGGGAAATTCGGTGGCCAGCTGATCGGCGTCCGGCAGACCGGCGGCCGGGTCGGCGGCAGTGTGGCGGGCGATGTGCCAGGCGGCCTCGACCGTCTGGCGCAGCGCCGCTTCGGAAAAGTCGGAGGTCGAGGCGGAGCCGCGGCTCTGACCGGCATAGACCGTCAGGTCCAGCGAGCGGTCGCGCGTCTGCTCAACGGTTTCGATGTCGTTCTTGCGTACCGAGACGGACAGTCCCAGGCTTTCCGAGACTTCCGCGGCGGCGTCGGAGGCGCCGATCTGGCGCGCGTAAGCCAGGGTTTGTTCGACGAGTTCGGAAAAACGCGCGTGATTCGCCGCCAGCGGCAAGGATGAGGAGGATTTAACCATTGCAGTCCAATTTGCAGAGACGGTTATCATAGCCAAGTCTGTCATTGCGCAGTTTTCCATGAATTCCCATCCTGAAGAAGAATCCGTCGACGACGGTTACGACGAGAACGGCTACGACCGTCCCAGCAAGTCCCAGGTCAAGCGTGAAATGCACGCCTTGCTGGACCTGGGCAAGCAGCTGATCGACCTGTCTCCCGAACGCCTCAAGCAGCTGCCGCTGGCCGAGCGCCTCTATGAGGCCATCCGCACGGCGCAGCGCACCACCGGCCGCGAGGGCCTGCGCCGGCAGGTCCACTTCGTGGGCAAGCTGATGCGCGACGCCCCCGCGGACGAGATCCGCGCCCAGCTGGACGTCTGGGAGAACGGCTCGCGCGAGGAAACCGCCGCCATGCACCGGCTGGAGACGCTGCGCGATCGCCTGCTGGACGACGACGACGTCCTGACCGGCCTGCTGGCCAACAATCCGCAAGCGGATGGGCAGCAATTGCGCACCCTGATCCGCGCCGCCCGCAAGGAAAGGCTGGGCAACGCCTCGCTGCTGCAAGGCCAGGAGCCGCAAAAGAAGCACTATCGCGCGCTGTTCCAGGCCCTGAAGACCCTCACCCTCTGATTTTCACCCTCTGCCGTCCATGAACGCACCGACCGACCTGCTCGATTGCATCGAGATCGAAACCGCCCCCAACCCCACGCACGCCGTGATCTGGCTGCACGGCCTGGGCGCCGACGGCAACGACTTCGCCCCTATCGTGCCGGAACTGGACCTGCCGGCCGGCATTGCGGTGCGCTTCGTGTTCCCCAACGCGCCGGTGCAGCGCGTGACGATCAACAACGGCATGGCGATGCGCTCCTGGTACGACATCCTGGTGATGGATCTGGTGCGGGTGGAAGACGCCCGCGGCATCCGCGCCTCGGAAGCCGCCATCCACAAGCTCATCGCGCGCGAGAACGCCCGCGGCATCCCGACGTCCCGCATCGTGCTCGCCGGGTTCTCGCAAGGCTGCGCCATGACGCTGCACACGGGCATCCGCCTGCCGGAGAAGCTGGCCGGCATGATGGGGCTGTCTGGCTACCTGCCGCTCCTGGATACGGCCGAGGCCGAGCGCAACCACGCCAACGATGCCACGCCGATCTTCCTGGCCCACGGCCAATACGACCCGGTCGTGTCGCTGCCGCGCGCGCAGGCTTCGCTGGCTGAATTGCAGCGCCTGGGCTACGACGTGCGCTGGCGCACGTATCCGATGCCGCACTCGGTCTGCGCCGAGGAAGTGGCTGACATCTCGGCATTCCTGAACGAAGTCCTGGTCTAGGGCCTAGGGACGATGGCGGGCTGCGCGCAAGGCGCGGCCCGTGTTCCTGGCCGATGGGCGCGGCGCCGTTCCGCGCCTACGATGAGGCGGGAGCCGCTGGGGCCGAAAACCCCATTTTGTATACCAACTAGTATTCCAGCCTAGAATTTTCGAGGGTTGAGCCGTTCTCGTCCATAGAGAAAAACGCCAATCCCAAAATGCTTGTCGCCCATTTGTATTGAATATAGTATTCGATCCAAGCCCTACCGGCCCGGGCAACCACCGTTCGGGCTTCCCTGTTGTTGCAGTCGATCCATCCCATTGGCCGTGTCCCGCCGGGTTTCGGCGTGGCATCAAAGACGCAGGAGAAAGTCCCGTGAAGACCTTGCCATTGCCCCGCCTGGCAGGCGCGGCGCTGCTCGCGCTGCTTGCCCCCCTGGCCGCCCAGGCCGAAGCCCTCAATCCCCCCGTGAAGGTCCGCTACGAAGAGGTGGTGCGTTCCATCCTCTACGTGCCCAAGTATGTCGCGCTGACGCAGGGCTACTTCAAGGACGCCGGGCTGGACGTGTCCATGAAGACCTCGCAGGGCACCGACAAGGGCATGACTGCCCTGCTGTCCGGCAGCGCCGACATCGTGCTGATCGGACCCGAGGCGTCCATCTATGTGCAGAACAGCGAATCTCCGGTCAAGCCGAAGATCTTCGCCGGCCTGACGGCCACCGACGGCTTTTTCCTGCTGGCGCGCAAGCCGGTCGAAAAATTCGACTGGTCCATGCTCAAGGGCAAGGAGGTCATCGGCTTTCGTCCCGGATCCAACCCCATCGTTTTCCTGGAGACGGCGCTGCGCAAGCACGGACTGGATCCGCAAAAGGACGTAAAGCTGTTGAACAACATCGGCATCCCGGCGCGCGCCGGGGCGTGGATGGCCGGCCAGGGCGAATACGGCATCTTCCTGGAACCCGAGGCCGGCGAGCTGGTGCGCAACGGCAAGGGGCATATCGTGGCCTCGGTGGGCCATGAAGTGGGCCAGGTCGACTACACGGTCTTCACCGCCACGGACAAGTACATCCGCGACAACCCCAAGGTCATCCAGGCCTGGACCGATGTGGTGGCGCGCGCCGAGAAATACGTGAAGGACACGCCCGCGGCCACGCTGGCTCCGCAGATCATGACCTTCTTTCCCGGCATGGACCAGGGCGCGGTGACGGAAGCCATCGACCGCTACAAGCAATACCAGATCTGGAAGACCTCGCCGCTGGTCACGCCGCAGGCGATGACGCAGCTGCAGGACATGCTTGTCGCCAGCGCCGTGATGAAGGAAAGCGCCCGCGTGAAGTACGAGGACGTGGTGGTGGCCGATTTCGCCAAGAAGGCCCAATGATGGGGGCCGCCATCCACAACCTGAAGCCGGCAGCGGCCACGGCGAAGATCGAGCTGCGCGATGTCTGCCTGTCGTACTTCACGCCCGAAGGCGAGACCGAGGCGCTCTCGAACGTGTCGTTCACGCTGGCGGCCGGCGAGTTCGTCAGCCTGATCGGGCAAAGCGGCTGTGGCAAGAGCACGCTGCTGTCGCTGATCGCCGGCCTGATCCCGCCTACGTCGGGCGCGGTGATGGTCGACGGCCAGGCCGTGACCAAGCCCAATGCGCGCATCGGCTACATGCTGCAGCAGGACTACCTGTTCGAGTGGCGCACCATCCTGGACAACGTGATGCTGGGCGCCGAGATCCAGGGGCGGCGCGATGCGCGCAGCGAGGCGCGCGCCGTGCATCTGCTGGAAAAATGCGGGCTGGGCGCCTTCCTGTCGCATACGCCGCGCCAATTGTCCGGCGGCATGCGCCAGCGCGCGGCGCTGGCACGCACGCTGGTGACCGAACCCGACGTGATCCTGCTGGACGAGCCCTTCTCCGCGCTGGATTCGCAGACCCGGCTGGCGATTTCCGACGAGGTCGTGGACATCCTGCGCCGCGAGGGCAAGACCGTGGTGCTGGTCACGCACGATATCGGCGAGGCCATCGCGATGACGGACCGCGTCATCGTGCTGTCGCGCCGGCCCGGACGGCTCAAGAGCCAGTACCGCATCCACTACGGCGACGGCCAGGTCCGGCCCACGCCCTTCCAGGCGCGCTCGCGCCCGGAATTCAATACCTACTTCAAACAGCTATGGGACGAGCTGGACGTCCATGTGGAGGGCTGAGCCATGAACGCGCCGATTGCCAACACCGCCCCGCTGCGCGCCGTGCCCGGCCCCAGCGACAAATACCTGGACTACCTGCGCCGCGACCGCGCACGCCGCCGCAACATCCGCGTGGCTCAGGCGCTGCTGCTGGCGGTGTTCCTGTGCGCCTGGGAAATCCTGCCGCGCATGCACATCCTGAATCCGCTCCTGACCAGCTACCCCAGCGCGTTGTGGCCTACGTTCATCGAACTATGGAACCACGGCAGCCTGGGCAAGCACATCATGACCACTTTATCGGCCACGCTGGTCGGCTTCACGCTGAGCATGCTGATCGGCATCGTGGTGGCCGCCGCGCTGTGGTGGTCCGACTTCCTCTACAAGGTGCTGGATCCGTTCCTGGTGGTGGCCAACGCCATGCCCAAGATTGCCTTCGTTCCGATCTTCTACCTGTGGCTGGGTTCGGACTACGCGGTGTATGGCATGGCGGTGGCCATCGCCGTGTTCGTGACCATCATGGTGGTGTACGCGGGCTTCCGGGGCATCGACCTGAACAAGGTGAAGCTGGCCCACACCTTCGGCGCCAGCCGCTGGCAGGTGCTGATCAAGGTGGTGCTGCCGGGCAGCGTGCCCACGCTGATCGCGGCCGTGAAGATGAACATCGGCCTGGCGCTGGTGGGGGTCATCGTGGGTGAATTCCAGTCGGCGGACTCCGGCCTGGGCTTTCTGATCATGAACGGCAGCCAGGTGTTCAAGCTGAACATCGTCATGACCGCCATCGCGATGCTGGCGCTGATCTCCAGCGTCATGTACCTGATCGTCTATCGCATCGAAGCCGCCGTGGCGCGGCGCTACGGATAAGGGGGCAGCATGGAATTCCCGCAATGGGTGAAGGATCGCGTCGTGGCCCGCCAGGGCTGCCTGCATCCCTATGACGAGCTGCCCGCCGCCCGCACGGCGGTGATCGTGGTGGACATGCAGCAGTACTTCACGCTGCCGGGCTACCAGGGCGAATGCGCGCCGGCGCGCGAGATCATCGCGCCCATCAACCGGCTGTGCGATGCGGTACGCGACGCAGGCGGCGTCATCGTGTGGGTGCAGACGGCGTCCGACAACGCCGATGTGTTCTGGTCGCACCATCACGGCGTGATGCTGACGCCGGAGCGCAGCGCGCGGCGCCTGGAAACGCTGCGCCGCGATTCGCCGGGCTTCGCCCTGCATCAGGACCTGCACGCGCTCGACACGGACCTGCGCGTAGTAAAGCGTTTCTACAGCGCGATGGCGCCCGGCTCGTCCGAGCTGGAGCCGCTGCTGCGCGGGCTGGGTGTGGACACGCTGCTGATCGCCGGCACGGTCACCAATGTGTGCTGCGAATCCACCGCGCGCGACGCGATGATGCGGGACTTCCGGACCATCATGGTGGACGACGCGCTGGCGGCGGTCACGCCCGCCGAGCATGAGCACGCCCTGCATGGCTGGATGCTGTTCTTCGGCGACGTGCTGTCGGTGGACGAAGCGGTCGCGCGGCTGAAACCCGCGCGGCCGTCCCAAAAAAGCGCCTGACCCGGGCGGCGGACGGCCGCCGCGTGGATCAGGCCAGGTTCAGCCAGACCCGGCGCATCGTCGGGTCTTCGGGGTCCGCGTCGTTGGTGAAGCCCAGGCTGGTCATCAGCGCCAGCATGGGCCGGTTGGTCGACAGCACCAGGCCGTCGATGTATTCCAGCCCCTGCTCGCGCGCGGCGTCGATCAGCGCCGTCATGAGCTGACGGCCCAGGCCGCGCCGCTGCCAGTCGTCGCCGATCACCAAGGCGTATTCCGCGCCCCGGCCATCGGGATTGCGCAGGTAATGCGCAAAGCCCACCAGCACTTCGCGCGGATGCCCGCGATTGGCCGGGTTGGGCACCTGCGTGGCCGCCACGAGGGCCAGTTCCCGGTGGTAGTCCACCTGGGTGTAGCGCGACACCATGCGCGGCGTCAGTTCGCGCATCATGGACACGAACCGCATGTAGCGGGACCGTTCCGACAGGCCCCGTATGAATTCCTGCAGGGCCTCGCCGTCTTCGGGACGGATGGGCCGCAACACCCACGGGATGCCGTCGTCGAAACGGCGCACCTGCACCAGCCGCGCCGGATAAGGGTGGATCGCCATGTGCGGATAGCCGGCGGTCTGCGGCGATTCGCAGCCCGGTGTCTCGGTCAGCGTCATGCGCAGGCCGCCGGCGCGCAAATGGGTTTCGCCCGCGTAGAGCGGATCGATGTCCAGTGATTCGATGTCGGGCAGTTCCGACACCAGCTCGGAAACCAGCACCAGCGCCTGCTGCAGCGCCTCGGCCGCCATGTGACCGATGCGCGGCGCGAGCACGCGGCGCCACAGCCGGCTGCGTTCGATCAGCTGGCGCGCCAGGTAGCCGTTGAGCGGCGGCAGGTCCATGCCGCGGTCCGCCAGCGACAGCACCGCATCCGGCCCGCCCGCGCCAAAGCGGATCACCGGACCGAACTGCGGATCGCGCCGCACGCGGATCGCCATGGGACGGGATTCGGACTCGACTGGCACGGCATCCGCCGGCCGCTCGCTCAGCGGCACGTAGAACAGGGCCAGCAAGGTGCGGATTTCGGAGGTATTCAGTTCGCGCCGGCAATCGGCGCGCACGCGCGCGACGATATCGCGGGCAGCCGCCAGGTCAGGCACGTGGCCGGCGGGATCGGGCGGCTGCGTCTGCAGAAGCAGCTGCTGGTTGTAGTGGTGGGACGCCAGCACGCCAAAGGCATCCGCGGCCGACTCGGGCGTGCGGAAGGCCGACGTGCCCGCATCGTCCAGCATGCGCCGCAGCGGCCGCATGCCGGCATCGCCCATGAAACAGGTCACCACCGGCTTCTTGGCGGAGGGTGCGATCTGGGCCAGTTCGCGCGCGACGGCCGGCATGTCGGCCAGCGCATCGGGAGCCAGCAGCACCAGCACGCCATCCACCCCGGCGTCGTCCAGCACGGACTCCAGGATGGCGCGGATGCGGTCGGGGGTCATCGGCAGATAGGTGATGACCGGGTTGGCGATGGCCGCGTCCGGCTCCAGCATTGCCGCCAGCGCGCGCTGCGTGGCGGGCGCCAGTTCCGCGCGCAGCACCGCGGCGTCGGGGCCGATCAGGTCCATGGCCAGTTGTGGAGGCCCGCTGCCGTTGGAGATCAGCGCCACGCGGCGGCCCTTGGGGCGCCGCGTGTAGCCCAACACCTTCACCGCCGAGAAGAGCTGCACGAAGTAGCGCACACGGACGGCGCCCGCGCGGCGCAGGGCGGCGTCGAAGATGGCGTCGCCGCTGTCGGTATCGGAGCGGCCAGCCTTCAGCACGATCACGGGCTTGATGCTGGCCGCCGCGCGCAGCGTGCTCATGAACTCCCGGGCGGGGCCCACGTCCTCGAGGTAGAGCACGATGCTGTCCGTGCGCGGATCGCTGGCCAGGTAGTCCAGCAGCTTCGCCAGGCCCACCACCGCCTCGTCGCCCAGCGACACCGCCGTGGAAAAGCCGATATGCACGTCTTCGGCCCAGTCCATGACGGCAGCCATGATGGAACGGGACTGCGCCACCAGCGCCACGCGCCCGGCGCGCGCCAGCACCGGGTGCTGGCTGAAGTTCAGGCCCGCGTGGGGCCGCTGCGCGCCGAACGAGCGGGGGCCCAGCAATTCGCAGCGGTTTTCCTCGGCCCAGGCCCGGCACAGCGCCAACGTGCCGCGCGGATACGGATCGGGCAATTCGTGGGGCAGGAGTATCACCGAGCGGGGCGACAGCGACGAGAGGCGGCGCAGCGTTTCCGGCAGGACCGCGGGCGACACGCAAACCAGGGCCAGATCAGGCCGCTCGCCCGCCGCCAGGCCCTGCAGGCTGCCGGGCAGCTCGGGCGCGGCGCCGACCTCGGGAGTGAGGACGGTGGTTTTCGCCTTGAGCGCTGGCGACAGGGAGCTCGCCGCCGGCAGGGGCCGGTCGGCCACGATCACCAGCGAACTGGGTTCGAACATGGACGCAAGAGCGTGTCGCAGCATAGGTAGGGCGGCCCAGGGCCTGTTTACACTAATCTAAAATACCGTTCATCGTAACAAGACAACCCCGCCGTCCGCTTGATGTGGACACAGCCCGACGCCGTTTTGTGGCGCCGCAGCCGCTATCATTGCCACCTATGACTTCCAACGCCACCTCCCCCATTCGTACCCGCTTCGCGCCTTCGCCCACGGGCTTCCTGCATTTGGGCGGCGCGCGCACCGCGCTGTTCTCCTGGGCCTTCGCGCGCCACCATCAAGGCACCTTCGTGCTGCGCATCGAAGACACGGATGTCGAACGCTCCACGCCGGAAGCGGTGCAGGCCATCCTGGACAGCATGGAATGGCTGGGCATGCAGCCCGACGAAGGCCCCTTCTACCAGATGCAGCGCATGGACCGCTACCGCGAAGTGGTGGCGCAGATGCTGGCCGCCGGCACCGCCTACCACTGCTATAGCTCGCCCGAGGAAGTGGAAGCCATGCGCGAGGCCGCCCGCGCCCGCGGCGACAAGCCGCGCTATGACGGCACCTGGCGTCCGGAAGCCGGCAAGACGCTGCCCGCCATCCCCGAAGGCAGGAAGCCCGTCGTGCGCTTCAAGAACCCGCAGGAAGGCGCCACGGCCTGGAACGACATGGTTAAGGGCACGATCAGCTTCGACAACACTGAACTCGACGACCTGATCATCGCGCGCCCCGACGGCACGCCCACCTACAACTTCTGCGTCGTGGTCGACGATTGGGACATGGGCATCACCCACGTCCTGCGTGGCGACGACCACGTCAACAACACCCCGCGCCAGATCAACATCCTGCGCGCGCTGGGCGCCACCCTGCCCGAATACGGCCATGTGCCGATGATCCTGGGTCCGGACGGCGAAAAGCTGTCCAAGCGCCACGGCGCGGTCAATGTCATGGAATACGACAACGAGGGCTACCTGCCCGAGGCCATGATCAACTACCTGGCGCGCCTGGGCTGGAGCCATGGCGACGACGAGCTCTTCACGCGCGAGCAGCTCGTGTCCTGGTTTGATACCAAGCACCTGTCCAAGTCGGCCTCGCAGTGGGACCCCAAGAAGCTGAACTGGGTCAACGCCCACTACATCAAGCAGATGGACAACGCCGAGCTGGCCGAGCGCGTGGCGCCCCGCGTGGCAAACCGTGGCGGCCACCCCGAGAAAATCGACCTCCCGGGGGTCATGGGCCTGCTGAAGGACCGCGCCGAAACGCTGGAGCAGTTGGCCGACGGCGCCATGCTCTTCTGCGCCGAATTCAAATCCGCCCCGGCCGAACTGGTCGAACAGCACCTGACCGCGCCCGCCCGCGAGGCGCTGGCTGACTTCGCGCAGCGCGCCCAGGACACCGACTGGACCCGCGAGGCCCTGTCTGCCCTGATCAAGGCCGTGCTGGCCGATCGCGGCCTCAAGATGCCGCAACTGGCCATCCCGCTGCGCGTGGCCGTCACCGGCCAGACCCAGACGCCCGCCGTGGACGCGGTGCTGGCCCTGCTGGGCAAGGAAACCGTGCTCAAGCGCCTGGCCGCCATCTAAGCCTGGACGCATTCCCGAGGGCCTTGCTCGTCCCGCGACGAGCAAGGCCCTCGGTGTTTTCAGCCCTGCCCGTCCCGATTCACGCCTGCTGAATCGCCGTCCGCGCCTTCAGCGCCCGGGCAAAGAAGGCGCCCAGCAGCGGCAGCAGCACGGCCGACCCGCCAAACAGCGCTGCGGCCCCGATCTCATCGACCACCGCGCCCGCCAGGGCCACGCCAGCCGCCTGCCCCATGAACAGGCAGGATGCGAACCAGGCCACCGCCGTGCCGCGCGCCGACGGGACCATCTGCGTCGCATTCGTCTGCAAGGTCGCATGCAGCAGGTAGTAGCCGAAGCCGGCCAGCACGCTGGCCAGCAGGCTCCACATCCAGACCGGCCCCAGCAGGTACGACAGGAACGCCACGCCCAGCACCAGCCCGCCGGCGATGGCCAGGCCGCGCTCGCCCAGGCGCTTGAGGATGCGCCCGGCCACCACCGTGTACGCCAGGCCGCCCACCGCGTAGACCGCCACCAGCGCGCCGGCGGCGGTCAGCGAGATATCGAAGCGCTCGTGCAGATACGACGGCGCGAAGGCCAGGGCACCGAACACCAGCAGGCCTTCGATGAATACGGTTGCCAGCACCACGCGCGCCCACGGCGTGCCCAGCACCAGCCGGGCCTGCGCCACGAAGCCCTGCCTGACCGCGTTGGGATCGACCTGGGCAAAGCCCGCCGCCCGCTGGCGCCGCACTTCCAGGTGCAGCAGCACACCCACGATCAGGTAGCCGGCCACCAGCGCGGCAAAGGCCCAGCGCCAGCCCACGGTGTCCGCGAACAGCCCGCCGGCCAGCTGGCCCGCCGACATGCCCAGGATCGTGCCGGTCAGAAAGCGCGCCAGCGTCGCCTGCCGGCGTTCATAGGGGACGTTGTCGCCGATCCAGGCCATGGACAGCGGCACGATGCCCGCGCCGGCGGCGCCCGACAGGACGCGGAAGAACACCAGCACGTCCAGCGACTGAGCCATCACCGCGCCCGCGCTGCCCAGCGCGCACGCCACCGTGGCCACGCTGACGACGCGGTACTTGCCGTAGCGGTCGCCCATCGGGCCGAAGAACATCTGCAGCACGCCGTAGGCCACGGCGAACGCCGTCACCGCCCGCGCGGCCTGGCCGGTGGTGGTGCCGAATTCCGCCGCGAGCTGCGGCAACATGGGATCACAGATACGGAAGGCGCTGGCGCTGACAAAAGCGGCCAGGGCAAGCAGCGCGATCGCGCGCGCTTCAGAGGACATGGCGGGCATGGG contains the following coding sequences:
- a CDS encoding TRAP transporter substrate-binding protein, with translation MQRRSFLKHAGLGAVATGAAVGTPAFAQDMPSLSWRLSSGFPSALDLRVGAAESFCKFVSEATGGKFNIRHFPDGEIVAAADLMEAVSTAKVECGHVSSRLYYAKNPAFCFDAAVPFGLNARQMNAWMSEGDGLRLTRELFKPEKIINFPLGNTGAQMGGWYTKEIKRAGDLKDLKMRVDGLAGDVLARMGVAPQQAELAKLAEAFEKDGLQAVAGAGAYEDDKLGLNKVAKYYYAPGWWAGGEQLSLYINDEAWNKLPKNYQALVQAAAMAAHAATTARYDAQNPRALAQLTASGAQVRTFPRSIMDVAFETSQQVYKDLSAKDPRFKAMHDSYMGFRDSEMPWFRLTESAYGQYLGVALSARG
- the pmbA gene encoding metalloprotease PmbA gives rise to the protein MVKSSSSLPLAANHARFSELVEQTLAYARQIGASDAAAEVSESLGLSVSVRKNDIETVEQTRDRSLDLTVYAGQSRGSASTSDFSEAALRQTVEAAWHIARHTAADPAAGLPDADQLATEFPDLDLHRAWTVSTEEAAELALRAERAARDVDPRITNTDGATVGTYEGQFVMGNTRGFLGGYPYSRHSLSVAPIAGRGNGMQRDYWYTSERDPAKLASPEAIGRYAAERTLSRLSARRIRTGKFPVLFEAPLALGLVGALTQAANGGALYRKASFLLDSLGKPIFPKHINLTEDPHIPGAMGSSPFDDEGVRTRSRNVVSAGVLEGYFLSSYTARKLGMTTTGNAGGSHNLVFSSTLTKRGDDFEAMLKKLGTGFLVTELIGQGVNYVTGDYSRGAFGYWVENGKIQHAVQEITIAGNLADMFQQIVAVGADTISRGTKTTGSILIEQMAIAGT
- the yjgA gene encoding ribosome biogenesis factor YjgA, whose translation is MNSHPEEESVDDGYDENGYDRPSKSQVKREMHALLDLGKQLIDLSPERLKQLPLAERLYEAIRTAQRTTGREGLRRQVHFVGKLMRDAPADEIRAQLDVWENGSREETAAMHRLETLRDRLLDDDDVLTGLLANNPQADGQQLRTLIRAARKERLGNASLLQGQEPQKKHYRALFQALKTLTL
- a CDS encoding alpha/beta hydrolase; this translates as MNAPTDLLDCIEIETAPNPTHAVIWLHGLGADGNDFAPIVPELDLPAGIAVRFVFPNAPVQRVTINNGMAMRSWYDILVMDLVRVEDARGIRASEAAIHKLIARENARGIPTSRIVLAGFSQGCAMTLHTGIRLPEKLAGMMGLSGYLPLLDTAEAERNHANDATPIFLAHGQYDPVVSLPRAQASLAELQRLGYDVRWRTYPMPHSVCAEEVADISAFLNEVLV
- a CDS encoding ABC transporter substrate-binding protein gives rise to the protein MKTLPLPRLAGAALLALLAPLAAQAEALNPPVKVRYEEVVRSILYVPKYVALTQGYFKDAGLDVSMKTSQGTDKGMTALLSGSADIVLIGPEASIYVQNSESPVKPKIFAGLTATDGFFLLARKPVEKFDWSMLKGKEVIGFRPGSNPIVFLETALRKHGLDPQKDVKLLNNIGIPARAGAWMAGQGEYGIFLEPEAGELVRNGKGHIVASVGHEVGQVDYTVFTATDKYIRDNPKVIQAWTDVVARAEKYVKDTPAATLAPQIMTFFPGMDQGAVTEAIDRYKQYQIWKTSPLVTPQAMTQLQDMLVASAVMKESARVKYEDVVVADFAKKAQ
- a CDS encoding ABC transporter ATP-binding protein; its protein translation is MGAAIHNLKPAAATAKIELRDVCLSYFTPEGETEALSNVSFTLAAGEFVSLIGQSGCGKSTLLSLIAGLIPPTSGAVMVDGQAVTKPNARIGYMLQQDYLFEWRTILDNVMLGAEIQGRRDARSEARAVHLLEKCGLGAFLSHTPRQLSGGMRQRAALARTLVTEPDVILLDEPFSALDSQTRLAISDEVVDILRREGKTVVLVTHDIGEAIAMTDRVIVLSRRPGRLKSQYRIHYGDGQVRPTPFQARSRPEFNTYFKQLWDELDVHVEG
- a CDS encoding ABC transporter permease → MNAPIANTAPLRAVPGPSDKYLDYLRRDRARRRNIRVAQALLLAVFLCAWEILPRMHILNPLLTSYPSALWPTFIELWNHGSLGKHIMTTLSATLVGFTLSMLIGIVVAAALWWSDFLYKVLDPFLVVANAMPKIAFVPIFYLWLGSDYAVYGMAVAIAVFVTIMVVYAGFRGIDLNKVKLAHTFGASRWQVLIKVVLPGSVPTLIAAVKMNIGLALVGVIVGEFQSADSGLGFLIMNGSQVFKLNIVMTAIAMLALISSVMYLIVYRIEAAVARRYG
- a CDS encoding isochorismatase family cysteine hydrolase, which produces MEFPQWVKDRVVARQGCLHPYDELPAARTAVIVVDMQQYFTLPGYQGECAPAREIIAPINRLCDAVRDAGGVIVWVQTASDNADVFWSHHHGVMLTPERSARRLETLRRDSPGFALHQDLHALDTDLRVVKRFYSAMAPGSSELEPLLRGLGVDTLLIAGTVTNVCCESTARDAMMRDFRTIMVDDALAAVTPAEHEHALHGWMLFFGDVLSVDEAVARLKPARPSQKSA